A stretch of Pangasianodon hypophthalmus isolate fPanHyp1 chromosome 9, fPanHyp1.pri, whole genome shotgun sequence DNA encodes these proteins:
- the ucmab gene encoding unique cartilage matrix-associated protein — protein MSWMRHALLTCLALLFVLTLFYEVDTASAPDGKVRKKAAGLQGGLRRIFMEERDATSFFKRRGRRAVKSQDELNVEQRQRLAADERKREYHEEQRNEFENYAEEEHNEQDERTQESTEQWREFHHDGLDPSYEYNRHTV, from the exons ATGTCTTGGATGCGCCATGCCTTGCTCACCTGTCTGGCTCTGCTGTTCGTCCTCACCT TGTTTTACGAGGTTGACACTGCAAGTGCACCTGATGGCAAAGTGCGTAAGAAAGCAGCGGGCCTACAAG GTGGGCTAAGAAGGATTTTCATGGAAGAGAGAGATGCCACCAGCTTTTTCAAGCGCCGTGGCAGAAGGGCAGTGAAATCACAAGATGAACTCAACG TTGAGCAGCGACAGAGACTGGCAGCTGATGAAAGGAAGAGAGAATATCACGAGGAGCAGAGGAATGAGTTTGAAAATTATGCAGAGGAAGAGCATAATG AGCAGGATGAGAGAACCCAGGAGAGTACAGAGCAGTGGCGAGAGTTCCACCATGATGGCCTTGACCCTTCTTACGAATACAACCGCCACACAGTTTAA
- the hal gene encoding histidine ammonia-lyase, which translates to MPRFTVHVRDEWLTVPCKDTSCSIQWLGVEALKRYVKNKPDNGGFTHVKDVCFVARRCQGQGLLDADDTIEDVLEDNDFVELEIKGDTMSSDFIPSQPGMSYLTRAYREPEEYLFLDGNSLNSTDLVNLGRGHYKIKLTPEAERKVEQSRELLDTIVKEKKVVYGITTGFGKFARTVIPISKLKELQENLIRSHSAGVGSPLSPERTRMLLALRINVLAKGHSGISLETLHSMIQAFNASCLSFVPEKGTVGASGDLAPLSHLALGLMGEGKMWSPKSGWADAKYVLEAHGLKPISLKPKEGLALINGTQMITSMGAEAVERAESIARQADIIAALTLEVLKGTTKAFDSDIHELRPHPGQKEVALRFRALLDSDHHPSEIAESHRFCDRVQDAYTMRCCPQVHGIVNDTIAFVRNIINTEINSATDNPMVFAERGETISGGNFHGEYPAKALDYLSIGVHELASISERRIERLCNPSLSELPAFLVNEGGLNSGFMIAHCTAAALVSENKVLCHPSSVDSLSTSAATEDHVSMGGWAARKALRVIEHVEQVLAIEMLAACQGIEFLRPLHTTTPLEKVYDLVRSVVKPWIKDRFMAADIETAHRLLIEQKVWNVAKPYIEKYCTEHFPESRPSSPTAFSLESPPSPQKRVRLE; encoded by the exons ATGCCTCGTTTTACTGTACATGTACGCGATGAGTGGCTGACTGTGCCCTGTAAGGATACGTCCTGCAGTATACAGTGGTTAGGAGTGGAGGCTCTCAAGCGCTATGTCAAGAACAAGCCTGATAATGGAGGGTTCACTCATGTCAAAGATGTGTGCTTTGTGGCCAGGAGGTGTCAGGGGCAAGGACTGTTGGATGCTGATGATACGATAGAGGACGTCTTGGAAGACAATGACTTTGTTGAGCTTG AGATAAAAGGAGACACCATGTCTTCTGACTTTATTCCTAGCCAACCTGGAATGTCATATCT AACAAGAGCCTACAGAGAACCAGAGGAG TACCTTTTCCTAGATGGCAACAGTCTGAATTCCACTGATCTAGTCAACCTAGGAAGAGGCCATTACAAGATTAAG TTGACCCCTGAGGCTGAGAGAAAAGTAGAGCAGTCCAGAGAACTTCTAGACACcatagtgaaagaaaaaaaag TTGTGTATGGGATCACCACTGGATTTGGGAAGTTCGCTCGGACCGTCATCCCCATCAGCAAACTCAA GGAACTACAGGAGAATCTTATTCGCTCACACTCAGCAG gtgtgggcAGCCCTCTGAGCCCTGAGAGGACCCGCATGTTGCTGGCCCTCAGAATAAATGTCCTGGCTAAAGGACACAGCGGGATCTCTCTGGAAACCCTGCACAGTATGATACAGGCTTTCAACG CGTCCTGTTTGTCTTTCGTTCCTGAGAAGGGAACAGTGGGTGCCAGTGGAGACCTCGCTCCTCTCTCACACTTAGCTctggggctgatgggagaaGGGAAAATGTGGTCACCTAAGAGTGGGTGGGCCGATGCAAAATAT GTTCTGGAAGCACACGGACTAAAGCCTATATCACTGAAACCAAAAGAG GGTTTGGCTCTGATTAATGGGACTCAGATGATCACCTCAATGGGAGCAGAGGCTGTAGAGAGAGCAGAGTCCATCGCCAGACAGGCCGATATCATTGCTGCACTCACTCTAGAAGTCCTAAAGGGGACCACGAAAGCATTTGACAGTG ACATCCATGAGCTGCGCCCCCACCCAGGACAGAAAGAGGTGGCCTTGCGTTTCCGTGCTCTTCTGGACTCTGATCATCACCCTTCTGAGATTGCAG aaaGCCATAGGTTTTGCGACCGTGTCCAGGATGCCTACACCATGCGTTGCTGTCCCCAG GTCCATGGCATCGTCAATGATACGATTGCTTTTGTGAGAAATAtcataaatacagaaattaaCAGTGCTACAGATAATCCT ATGGTCTTTGCAGAAAGGGGAGAGACCATTTCAGGTGGAAACTTCCATGGAGAATATCCAGCAAAG GCACTCGATTATTTGTCCATAGGAGTTCATGAATTGGCGTCCATCAGCGAGAGGCGTATCGAGCGTCTGTGCAACCCATCTCTCAGTGAGCTACCTGCTTTCCTGGTTAATGAAGGGGGGCTGAACTCAGGCTTTATGATTGCACACTGCACTGCAGCAGCTCTCG TTTCTGAAAATAAGGTGCTGTGCCACCCGTCCTCAGTGGACTCACTATCCACCAGTGCGGCCACTGAAGATCATGTGTCCATGGGAGGATGGGCTGCCAGGAAGGCTCTAAGAGTGATCGAACATGTGGAGCAAG TGCTGGCTATTGAAATGCTAGCGGCTTGTCAGGGTATTGAGTTTCTCCGCCCACTCCATACCACAACGCCTTTGGAGAAGGTGTATGACCTTGTTCGGTCTGTGGTCAA GCCCTGGATAAAAGACAGGTTTATGGCTGCAGACATTGAGACTGCCCATCGTCTTCTCATAGAACAGAAG GTGTGGAACGTTGCTAAGCCATACATCGAGAAGTACTGTACAGAGCACTTCCC